One Malania oleifera isolate guangnan ecotype guangnan chromosome 10, ASM2987363v1, whole genome shotgun sequence genomic region harbors:
- the LOC131165949 gene encoding uncharacterized protein LOC131165949, which produces MEQMFTGHFLSSRRVAKTTSHLMSMVQGDQETLKNFMHRFNTATLEIRNLDMGVALAALTTALQPGSFLYSLGKKPPVDMGELMIRAEKYINLEEMMDTRGNRIERKRGNNNRESGDTYRSVKRQETSALQKGQRMRGQHDKFSTYTPLNVPCSELLMQIKKKDYVSWPEPMRTPLYKRNMSKLCFIKKENPEREQLEQRRHGAKEKEEQVIGEIAVIFEGSANGGDSGSVRKRYAKQVLTMEKRETSSKRNRRDDVITFDSGDEQGVQQPHDDALVLSLLVANYMVRRILIDNGSSANIMFWSVLVGMKIGKE; this is translated from the exons ATGGAGCAAATGTTCACCGGTCACTTTCTTAGTAGCCGGAGAGTTGCTAAAACAACAAGCCATTTAATGAGTATGGTGCAAGGGGACCAGGAAACTCTAAAGAACTTCATGCACCGGTTTAACACAGCaaccctagaaatccgcaacttGGATATGGGGGTAGCTTTGGCCGCCTTGACAACGGCTCTCCAACCCGGAAGCTTCTTATACTCCCTAGGGAAAAAACCACCGGTGGACATGGGGGAGTTGATGATCCGAGCAGAGAAATACAtaaacctggaggagatgatggatacgagAGGAAATCGCATAGAGCGGAAAAGGGGAAACAATAACAGAGAATCTGGAGATACCTATAGATCTGTAAAAAGGCAGGAAACTAGTGCGCTGCAAAAGGGTCAAAGGATGAGAGGACAGCAcgacaagttctccacctacacacccctaAATGTACCGTGCTCAGAGTTACTGATGCAGATAAAAAAGAAGGACTACGTCTcgtggcctgaacctatgcgaacgcctctatataagcggaacatgtccaagCTTTGC TTTATCAAGAAAGAAAATCCAGAAAGGGAACAACTTGAGCAAAGAAGGCATGgcgcaaaagagaaggaagagcaggtAATTGGGGAGATTGCGGTGATCTTCGAAGGATCCGCCAATGGAGGAGATAGCGGGAGTGtacgcaaaagatatgctaaacaagTGCTGACGATGGAGAAGagggaaaccagtagcaaacgaaaTAGGAGAGATGACGtcataacctttgacagcggagacGAACAAGGAGTGCAGCAACCGCATGATGATGCACTAGTGCTCTCCCTGCTCGTGGCCAACTACATGGTCAGACGCATACTGATAGACAACgggagctcggccaacatcatgttctggtcggtcttGGTCGGGATGAAAATCGGCAAGGAATGA